One genomic window of Hydra vulgaris chromosome 03, alternate assembly HydraT2T_AEP includes the following:
- the LOC105847324 gene encoding uncharacterized protein LOC105847324 isoform X2, whose translation MKIYFFLLYILHQSLGIPLTPCNPVNCLVNPCQFYQCPNGYQCVPNYCNGCNAVCKPCKMFTCFIDPCKGYRCPAGSQCIPNNCNGCYAVCKYDIMKDSNEDKIDE comes from the exons atgaaaatttacttttttttgttgtatattttaCATCAATCGCTCGGAATTCCTTTAACTC ctTGTAATCCAGTAAACTGTTTAGTTAATCCCTGCCAATTTTATCAGTGTCCTAACGGCTATCAATGCGTACCAAACTATTGTAACGGATGTAATGCAGTTTGCAAAc cttGTAAAATGTTTACTTGCTTCATTGACCCTTGCAAAGGTTATAGATGCCCTGCCGGTTCTCAATGTATCCCTAACAACTGTAACGGATGCTACGCAGTGTGCAAAT atgatattaTGAAAGATTCGAATGAAGACAAAATTGACGAATAA